A window from Nitrospira sp. ND1 encodes these proteins:
- the oadA gene encoding sodium-extruding oxaloacetate decarboxylase subunit alpha, giving the protein MTEVALRDGHQCLLATRMRTEDMLPIAQKLDAVGFWSLEVWGGATFDTCLRFLKEDPWERLRALRAAMPKTKLQMLLRGQNLVGYRHYADDVLEKFIERSAFNGIDVFRIFDALNDVRNLERAIREVKACEKHVEAAISYTTSPVHRLDGFVTMGKRLEDLGADTICIKDMAGLLAPADAYRLVKSLKAAVRVPIHLHSHYTSGMGTMSALMAVMAGLDLLDTSISPLAGGASHPPTESMVAALRGTPYDSGLDLEDLQPIAEHFRNVRRKYRQFESDFTGVDAEILTSQIPGGMLSNLAAQLAEQNALDRMKEVMDEIPRVRKDMGYPPLVTPTSQIVGTQATLNVLTGEQGERYKVITTETKNYFLGLYGRAPGPLDKEIMARAIGDEEPVKGRPADRLESEFEKLKKDMPESATTLEDQLSFALFPAIARDFFEARERGDLRAEPLEPTETKGPAVAHDLHLAPAEFNITVHGENYHVVVSGSGRTTDGRKPYYIRVNDRLQEVSLEPLQEVLAGVPESPGAGSTSKPKRPRPTKPGDVAPPMPGRVVKVLVTDGAQVKTGDPLLIIEAMKMESQVPAPMDGRVTAILVVEGDSVKIDETVIQLE; this is encoded by the coding sequence ATGACCGAGGTCGCGTTGCGCGACGGGCATCAATGCCTGCTCGCGACCAGGATGCGCACCGAGGACATGTTGCCCATCGCCCAAAAGCTGGACGCCGTGGGATTCTGGTCGTTGGAGGTCTGGGGCGGCGCGACCTTCGATACCTGCCTCCGGTTCCTCAAAGAAGATCCGTGGGAACGTCTGCGCGCCCTCCGCGCGGCGATGCCGAAGACGAAACTGCAAATGTTGTTGCGCGGCCAGAACCTGGTCGGGTATCGCCACTACGCCGACGACGTGCTGGAGAAGTTTATCGAGCGCTCGGCATTTAACGGCATCGATGTCTTCCGCATCTTCGACGCCCTCAACGACGTCCGCAATCTGGAGCGGGCCATCCGTGAAGTCAAAGCCTGCGAAAAGCATGTGGAAGCGGCCATCTCCTACACCACCAGCCCGGTCCACCGGCTGGATGGGTTCGTCACGATGGGCAAACGGTTGGAAGACCTGGGCGCGGATACCATCTGCATCAAAGACATGGCCGGGCTACTGGCGCCTGCCGATGCCTACCGTCTGGTCAAGAGCCTCAAAGCGGCGGTTCGCGTGCCCATCCACCTACACTCCCACTACACGTCGGGCATGGGAACCATGTCGGCCCTGATGGCGGTCATGGCCGGACTCGATCTCCTGGACACCTCGATTTCTCCGCTTGCCGGAGGCGCCTCGCATCCCCCCACCGAGTCCATGGTGGCTGCGTTACGGGGCACGCCCTATGACAGCGGATTGGACCTGGAAGATCTGCAGCCCATTGCAGAGCATTTCCGAAACGTGCGCCGGAAGTACCGGCAGTTTGAAAGCGACTTCACCGGTGTGGACGCTGAAATTCTGACGTCCCAGATTCCCGGCGGCATGCTCTCCAATCTCGCTGCGCAATTGGCCGAACAAAACGCCTTGGACCGAATGAAAGAAGTGATGGACGAAATCCCCCGTGTCCGCAAAGACATGGGGTATCCGCCGCTCGTCACGCCGACCAGCCAGATCGTCGGCACGCAGGCCACCCTCAACGTGCTCACGGGTGAACAGGGCGAGCGGTACAAGGTCATCACCACGGAAACCAAGAATTATTTCCTCGGTCTCTACGGTCGGGCTCCCGGTCCCCTCGATAAAGAAATCATGGCACGGGCCATCGGGGACGAAGAGCCCGTGAAGGGCCGACCGGCCGACCGGCTTGAATCGGAATTTGAAAAACTCAAGAAGGACATGCCCGAGTCCGCCACGACGCTGGAAGACCAACTGTCGTTCGCCCTCTTCCCCGCGATTGCCAGGGATTTCTTCGAAGCACGCGAACGGGGCGACCTGCGGGCAGAGCCGCTGGAACCGACGGAAACGAAGGGTCCTGCCGTGGCCCACGATCTCCACCTCGCGCCGGCTGAATTCAACATCACCGTGCACGGCGAGAATTATCATGTCGTGGTCTCGGGCTCAGGCCGCACCACCGACGGCCGCAAGCCTTACTACATTCGGGTCAACGACCGGCTGCAGGAAGTCTCACTGGAACCGCTGCAGGAAGTGCTGGCCGGTGTGCCAGAATCCCCCGGAGCCGGCAGCACGAGCAAGCCGAAACGTCCCCGGCCGACCAAACCCGGCGATGTCGCCCCGCCCATGCCGGGTCGTGTCGTGAAAGTTCTGGTGACGGACGGCGCCCAGGTGAAGACCGGTGATCCGCTCCTGATCATTGAGGCCATGAAAATGGAAAGCCAAGTCCCGGCGCCGATGGACGGGCGAGTCACGGCCATTCTGGTCGTCGAGGGAGACAGCGTCAAAATCGACGAAACCGTCATTCAACTGGAGTAG
- the accC gene encoding acetyl-CoA carboxylase biotin carboxylase subunit, whose product MFRKILIANRGEIAMRIIRGCRELNIATAAIYSEADSSGIYVKKADESYLVGPGPVKGFLDGKQIVEIAKRIGADAIHPGYGFLSENTKFARLCQTSGITFIGPSPETIDLMGSKVKARQIAQQAGVPIVPGTEGGVTSVDEALAFAHQINYPVMIKASAGGGGRGLRVVRSDQELRENIDVASREAQAAFGDGSIFIEKYIERPHHIEFQILGDKHGNIIHLGERDCSIQRRHQKLIEIAPSLILTPKLRAQMGEAAIAIAKAVHYDNAGTVEFLLDHEGHFYFMEMNPRLQVEHTVTEQITAIDIVRNQISIAAGKPLEIRQKDVTLQGHAIQCRINAEDPRNNFMPCTGTITAYLSPGGIGVRIDGAVYRDYTIPPYYDALLAKLTVRGRTWEEAVSRMRRSLEEYVLRGVKTTIPFMKNVMMEQDFQAGRFDTSYLETHPDLYQYEESEEPEDLVLAISAAIAAYEGL is encoded by the coding sequence ATGTTTCGGAAGATCCTTATTGCCAACCGTGGCGAAATCGCCATGCGCATCATCCGTGGCTGTCGTGAGCTCAATATCGCGACAGCGGCGATCTATTCTGAAGCCGATTCCTCCGGGATTTACGTCAAAAAAGCCGACGAGTCCTACCTCGTAGGCCCGGGCCCCGTCAAAGGTTTCCTGGACGGAAAGCAGATCGTGGAAATCGCCAAGCGCATCGGCGCCGACGCAATCCATCCCGGATACGGATTCCTCTCTGAAAACACCAAATTCGCCCGGCTCTGCCAAACCTCCGGCATCACCTTTATCGGTCCGTCTCCCGAGACGATCGACCTCATGGGCAGCAAAGTAAAGGCGCGACAGATCGCCCAACAGGCAGGCGTCCCGATCGTCCCCGGCACCGAAGGCGGAGTCACCAGCGTCGACGAAGCCCTGGCCTTCGCCCATCAGATCAACTACCCGGTCATGATCAAGGCCAGCGCCGGCGGCGGGGGACGAGGCCTGCGTGTGGTTCGCTCCGATCAGGAATTGCGGGAAAACATTGACGTCGCGTCGCGAGAAGCGCAAGCCGCGTTCGGCGACGGCAGCATCTTCATCGAGAAATACATCGAGCGTCCGCACCATATCGAATTTCAAATCCTGGGCGACAAACACGGCAACATCATCCACCTGGGCGAGCGGGATTGTTCCATTCAGCGTCGGCACCAGAAACTGATCGAAATCGCCCCGTCATTGATCCTGACACCCAAACTGCGCGCCCAAATGGGCGAGGCCGCCATTGCCATCGCGAAAGCGGTGCACTACGACAATGCCGGCACCGTCGAGTTTCTCCTCGACCATGAGGGTCATTTCTATTTCATGGAAATGAATCCCCGCCTCCAGGTGGAACATACCGTCACGGAACAGATCACGGCCATCGACATCGTCCGGAATCAAATTTCCATTGCGGCGGGGAAGCCGTTGGAGATCCGGCAAAAGGATGTGACCCTGCAGGGCCATGCGATTCAGTGCCGCATCAATGCCGAAGACCCCCGCAACAACTTCATGCCCTGTACGGGCACCATCACCGCCTACTTGTCACCCGGCGGGATCGGGGTCCGCATCGACGGCGCGGTTTATCGGGATTATACGATTCCTCCCTACTACGATGCGCTGCTGGCGAAACTCACCGTCCGCGGGCGCACATGGGAAGAGGCCGTCAGCCGCATGCGGCGCTCGCTGGAAGAATATGTCCTGCGCGGGGTGAAGACGACCATTCCGTTCATGAAGAACGTGATGATGGAACAGGATTTTCAAGCCGGACGATTCGATACGTCCTACCTGGAAACCCATCCGGACCTGTATCAATACGAAGAATCCGAGGAGCCTGAAGACCTGGTGCTGGCGATCTCCGCAGCGATCGCCGCGTACGAAGGACTCTGA
- a CDS encoding alpha/beta fold hydrolase, giving the protein MSGCAAPPEIPRWFDGFQRFPIRTASVNGHRIAYLDEGQGPPLILLHGYGGSMWQWEYQQLPLSRQFRVITPDLIGSGLSDKPPLDYRPEELIESIRGLMDALGLPTATLIGNSMGGGVAIGMALTHPDRVSRLVLIDSLPDHVRERLVSPLMQRALNTSVPAWLARFGALFVGNRTMEAVLKEIIYDHTLVTPAVLDRSNRNRQREDMITPLMSLRDSLPLWEQHFAPKLKEIRHPTLILWGEQDRLFPPQVGRDLQTTIPQARLIMIPEAGHIPQWEQPQVVNRHITEFLQP; this is encoded by the coding sequence ATGAGTGGTTGTGCGGCGCCTCCAGAGATTCCCCGCTGGTTCGACGGCTTCCAACGATTTCCCATCCGCACCGCCTCGGTCAACGGTCACCGCATCGCCTATCTCGACGAAGGCCAGGGCCCGCCGCTCATCCTGCTCCACGGGTATGGCGGTTCGATGTGGCAGTGGGAATATCAGCAGCTTCCCCTCTCCCGACAGTTCCGCGTCATCACGCCCGACCTGATCGGGTCAGGCCTCTCGGACAAACCCCCTCTCGACTATCGGCCTGAAGAGTTGATCGAATCGATCCGCGGCCTCATGGATGCGCTCGGACTTCCGACCGCCACCTTAATCGGCAACTCCATGGGAGGCGGCGTGGCCATCGGCATGGCCCTGACCCATCCTGATCGGGTGTCCCGCCTGGTGTTGATCGACAGTTTGCCCGATCATGTTCGCGAACGACTGGTCAGTCCGCTGATGCAACGCGCCCTGAACACCAGCGTCCCCGCATGGCTGGCCCGCTTCGGAGCCCTGTTCGTGGGCAACCGCACCATGGAGGCCGTGCTGAAAGAAATCATTTACGACCATACGTTGGTGACACCGGCGGTATTGGACCGCTCCAATCGGAACCGGCAACGGGAGGATATGATTACGCCCCTCATGTCGCTCCGGGACAGCCTGCCCCTCTGGGAGCAGCACTTTGCGCCCAAGCTCAAGGAGATCCGGCATCCCACCCTGATCCTCTGGGGCGAACAGGATCGCCTTTTCCCCCCGCAGGTCGGCCGCGACCTCCAGACCACGATTCCGCAGGCCCGGCTCATCATGATCCCCGAAGCCGGCCATATCCCGCAGTGGGAACAACCGCAGGTGGTAAACCGGCACATTACGGAATTCCTGCAACCTTGA